The Methanosarcina acetivorans C2A genome includes the window AAGGGTAGCAGCTGAAGTATCACCCGGGACTGCTATCATATCAAGCCCCACAGAACATACGCTGGTCATTGCTTCGAGTTTTTCAAGCGTAAGGGACCCGGCTTTAACTGCTTCAATCATGCCTGCGTCCTCACTGACAGGGATGAAAGCTCCGCTTAAGCCTCCTACGGAAGAAGAAGCCATTGCTCCGCCTTTTTTTACAGCATCATTCAGGAGGGCAAGGGCCGCCGTTGTCCCATGGGTCCCGCAGCGTTCGAGCCCCATAGCTTCGAGAATTGCGGCAACACTGTCCCCGATTGCCGGAGTTGGAGCAAGCGAGAGGTCAAGGATCCCGAATTCCACTCCAAGCCTTCGCGAGACCTCCTTTCCTACCATCTCCCCCATACGGGTGATTTTGAAAGCTGTCTTTTTGATCGTTTCGGAGATTTCCGTAAGGTTCGGGTTTTCAAGCTCGCAAACAGCTGTATTAACCGCACCCGGCCCGCTAACACCCACATTGATAACACATTCGGGCTCGCCTATTCCGTGAAAAGCTCCTGCCATAAAGGGGTTGTCTTCGGGGGCATTTGCAAAAACCACCAGTTTGGCGCAGCCTATCCCGTCCCTTTCAGCGGTCAGTTCTGCAGTCTTTTTGATTACTTTTCCCATCAAACCGACTGCATCCATATTGATGCCCGCTTTTGTTGTTGCAACATTTACGGATGAGCAAACTTTCTCAGTAGATGCGAGGGCTTCGGGAATGGAGTTTATCAGTTTGAGATCTCCCCGGGTTTCTCCTTTGTGGACAAGCGCGCTGAACCCCCCTATAAAGTCCACACCTGCCTCCTTTGCAGCTTCGTCCATTGTCTTTGCAACGGAAACGAAGTCCTGAGACCTGCAGCTTTCGGCTGCTATGGATATGGGAGTTACGGAAATCCTTCTGTTGATGATAGGAATCCCATAAAGGCTCTGGATCTCATTCGTTGTCCTGATAAGCTCCTTTGCCCTGGAAGTTATTTTTTCATAGATATTCTCGTTGAAAACCTCAGGGTCCGGATGGCTGCAGTCCCTGAGACTGATCCCCATGGTGACGGTCCTGATATCCAGGTGTTCCATCCTGACCATCTGAATCGTTTCCAGGATTTCATTACTAGAAGGCGAATAAAACCCATAGTGTTTAAATGCTATAGAAATCATCTCCTTATATGAAAAATTCTGAATATGCGACTAAATATATACGTAAATGCAAAGCTGACGGATTGGGTCAAAGCTCTGTTAACCTCACTGCTCATATTATCAAGCATTTCATTGAATGGTGTGATAAGGAAGGCAAGCTTTTAGAGTCTTTCTCTGAGGATGATGTGTTTGATTATCTGGACGAGCTTGAAAAACATACATTCAAACAGAAAGGAGTAGAGAAAAAGTATTCAGAGTTCACAAAAGCCAGAAACCGAATTCAAGTTAGAAAGTTTTTGAGTTTTGTTAATCCATACCTGAAAACTACTTTTAAGATAAGAAAACCGAAGAATAACAAGCTCCCCGAAGACATCTTCACAAAAGAAGAAGTTGAGGCAATGATAGATACCTGTCAAAACCCCAGAGACTCGGCTATTGTTGCAACCTTCTACGAGTCCGGCGCAAGGAAAGGGGAATTACTGGCTGTCAGGATCAGAAATATTGTATTTGATGAATTCGGGGTTGTTGTCAACATCACGGAAGGCAAAACAGGGTCTCGAAGGATTAGACTTGTATTTGCAGCTTCTTATCTGCGGCAGTGGTTAGATTGTCACCCGTTGAAAGACAATAGAGATGCGTTTGTTTTCTGCTCTCTCCGATCTCCCTTCGGTAAACTTAGTAACACGGGAATTCACGATCAACTAAAAGAAATAGGAAAAAGAGCTGGAATCCCGGTAGAAAAATTGCATCCTCATAATTTCAGACACACGCGAGCCACACACTTGAGTGAACACCTAACAGAGGCCCAGTTAAAGGAATACATGGGCTGGACTAAATCATCAACCATGACTAGCATATACACTCATTTATCCGGGCGAGACATAGACAACTCCATTCTGCGGTTAAACGGCATTGATATAAAAGACTCTGAAGACGATGACCGGCTGAAAACTGCGAAATGCCCCCGTTGTAAAGAGCTGCAGGACGGCAAAAACCAGTTTTGTTTCAAATGTGGAATGCCTTTGAGTGCACAAACGGCCTCTTCAATTGAGCAGGGAACGGCAGAATTCAATCTGGAAATGATGAAAGCAGTAATGCAAGACCCAGGAATATTGAAGTTGATTATGGCGGAAATAGAAAAGCAAAAATAAGAAATAGGGCTCTTCGCTGTTTTATGTGGGTTGAAAATAATTTCTCAGTAAAATGTATCAATGCCGAAAATGATATCGGATAATAAAAAATTGAGAAAATAGAAAAACGGAAAGGAGGAAAAATAGCTGGAGGTTAAATCCCCGATTCCGGAAAATGAATGGAGGTTAAAAAACTAACATCCTATTCAGAGAGTAAAATGGCAAATTACTCTCTGAATTGAGGTTTACATAATTAATCGACGGCAAATCAAGAAAAGTTGATTTACTAATAACTACAACTACTTTACTATTGATAAATATTTCGCATCCAACTGAACTTACAATAATAATTTATAAAATAGAAAAACAAGTAAAGTTTATTCTCTTCCGATCTTTGGCGTTTTTTTAGAATGCATCCTAAGACCTCATACGGGCTTTTAAGATTTTTTTGATATTTACAAATCTGAAATCTCAGAAGTTTCAGACATAAATAGTTTTAAATAAGTTATATTCAGAAGGTGCTTGACATTAATCTTCTTGAAAAAGAGATGAAAAAGAGATAAAAGATGTCTTTCCTAGTAGCTCCTTGTAGGAAAACTTAACGCAAGCTTAAGATCAAGCTTTCAGGTTAAGCTTTCAGGTCAGGACCAGGACTTTCCTAGGCGCCAAGATTCTGGAAGTCTGGATCCGGAGGAAGACCTTCCAAGGATATCTTAATAGGGTCTTTCATGTATCTCTTTCTTTGTGCTGCTTGGCAGCCTCTGCCCTTCAAGGGCAATACCCTGAGAGAAATTCTTCCTTGTACCCGGGGGAAAAACTTCCTGATTCCAGGAAGATCTTCCTTGCAGCTGCACTTCCCTTACTCTAAGAAAATGGTTCTCATGAGGGTCCAATCAACAATCTTATATATCCATAAATCAAGAGTATTCTCATATGAAAAGCGTTCATGTTCTCCGTAAGTTTAGCGGTAAAAAATATGGTACCAAA containing:
- a CDS encoding PFL family protein, with the protein product MISIAFKHYGFYSPSSNEILETIQMVRMEHLDIRTVTMGISLRDCSHPDPEVFNENIYEKITSRAKELIRTTNEIQSLYGIPIINRRISVTPISIAAESCRSQDFVSVAKTMDEAAKEAGVDFIGGFSALVHKGETRGDLKLINSIPEALASTEKVCSSVNVATTKAGINMDAVGLMGKVIKKTAELTAERDGIGCAKLVVFANAPEDNPFMAGAFHGIGEPECVINVGVSGPGAVNTAVCELENPNLTEISETIKKTAFKITRMGEMVGKEVSRRLGVEFGILDLSLAPTPAIGDSVAAILEAMGLERCGTHGTTAALALLNDAVKKGGAMASSSVGGLSGAFIPVSEDAGMIEAVKAGSLTLEKLEAMTSVCSVGLDMIAVPGDTSAATLSAIIADEMAVGVINKKTTAVRIIPAPGKAVGDSVEFGGLLGSAPIMPVSSFSSETFVNRGGRIPAPIQSLTN
- a CDS encoding tyrosine-type recombinase/integrase, whose translation is MKNSEYATKYIRKCKADGLGQSSVNLTAHIIKHFIEWCDKEGKLLESFSEDDVFDYLDELEKHTFKQKGVEKKYSEFTKARNRIQVRKFLSFVNPYLKTTFKIRKPKNNKLPEDIFTKEEVEAMIDTCQNPRDSAIVATFYESGARKGELLAVRIRNIVFDEFGVVVNITEGKTGSRRIRLVFAASYLRQWLDCHPLKDNRDAFVFCSLRSPFGKLSNTGIHDQLKEIGKRAGIPVEKLHPHNFRHTRATHLSEHLTEAQLKEYMGWTKSSTMTSIYTHLSGRDIDNSILRLNGIDIKDSEDDDRLKTAKCPRCKELQDGKNQFCFKCGMPLSAQTASSIEQGTAEFNLEMMKAVMQDPGILKLIMAEIEKQK